In Yarrowia lipolytica chromosome 1F, complete sequence, a genomic segment contains:
- a CDS encoding uncharacterized protein (Compare to YALI0F16159g, some similarities with uniprot|Q12263 Saccharomyces cerevisiae YDR507c GIN4 ser/thr protein kinase) encodes MEDFLFPGKSGPTTGITRNPDDAMTVAKGFECDSPMQLNSPPAEPQTDDDNDTDMNAETQSPQKPCQYTSRFAKANTFNNLKADEQPQPVDVLGGGAGKGHFSRLSQTLSKSYRDSDYTFRERVPFGESDEYVPGMDFTQQQGDTKSDATTNLSGPASVASPRRSDTGEFRDISTGSSSVDLAASAAASVDWKSLPFSTRKKLRSAIAEMQMSPLNTVSSPMSISHKDDHIANSLFSPQSFGQNSYGGSVGPPPAIPFSKRRSRNNTLLNSTQDSASSAASSPAQNFLAKFSSPSVSRSASVNMGNMTTLGSQPEGVVAGTPSGNAEFSLTADALTGEEIGRYTLGQKIGYGGFSDVYEADCKSLRGGEPNKPKACKVVKKNARLAARTSESDLSSMESADSSAFNSRRNSNSVGSINDTSRSAIVPSEEHLQMLQEVNIWRTLRHPNVLDLEYVYEDNRAIYCFTSKIMGGTLFDLVKNNRQGIDVETARQYAFQLACAMSYLHESMHIVHRDIKLENCLLDPQDDGSYNLLVCDFGMSDYINQDEEHENSRRQNRPIGPSTYSSTLRGGTTTANGTATPVPSTPSSQGGSVKRDNLGSLPYAAPELLSTAEPIYHPSVDIWSYGVVVYALLVGNLPFTHSFVPKLRGLIQNAQWDRELLKSKLGDGNDDWVELLEKCLTVDPEERASIRQVLTSSVFESLAEALVSDTQ; translated from the coding sequence ATGGAAGACTTTCTATTTCCTGGAAAATCAGGACCCACCACTGGCATCACCCGCAACCCCGACGATGCCATGACGGTAGCAAAGGGGTTCGAGTGCGACTCGCCCATGCAGCTCAACTCGCCACCAGCAGAGCCCCAGACCGACGATGacaacgacacagacatgaACGCAGAAACGCAGTCGCCACAGAAACCGTGCCAGTACACCTCGCGATTCGCCAAGGCAAACACTTtcaacaacctcaaggcGGACGAACAGCCACAGCCCGTAGACGtgcttggaggaggagcaggcaaGGGACACTTCTCAAGGCTGTCGCAGACACTCTCCAAGTCGTACAGAGATAGTGACTATACGTTCCGAGAACGTGTGCCCTTTGGAGAGTCCGACGAATATGTCCCCGGCATGGACTTCacgcagcagcagggcgACACCAAGAGCGACGCAACCACCAACCTGTCGGGACCAGCCTCGGtggcttctcctcgacgTTCGGATACCGGAGAGTTCAGGGATATCAGCACGGGCTCCAGTTCTGTCGACCTCGCTGCTTCGGCCGCTGCTTCTGTAGACTGGAAGTCTTTGCCCTTCAGCACCCGAAAGAAACTGCGATCTGCCATTGCCGAGATGCAGATGTCGCCCCTTAACACAGTGTCGTCGCCTATGTCCATTTCGCATAAGGATGACCATATTGCAAACTCACTGTTCTCCCCGCAGTCGTTTGGCCAGAACTCCTACGGCGGCTCTGTGGGTCCCCCTCCCGCTATCCCCTTTTCCAAGCGACGGTCTCGAAACAACACCCTGCTCAACTCGACCCAAGActctgcttcttctgcagccTCTTCGCCTGCTCAGAACTTTCTCGCCAAGTTCTCTTCGCCCTCAGTGTCTCGGTCTGCCTCCGTGAACATGGGCAACATGACTACCCTGGGCAGTCAGCCCGAGGGAGTGGTGGCCGGAACCCCATCTGGCAACGCAGAATTTTCTCTGACTGCTGACGCACTCACTGGTGAAGAGATTGGACGATACACTCTGGGACAGAAGATTGGATACGGAGGGTTCTCGGACGTTTACGAGGCCGACTGCAAGTCTCTTCGTGGAGGAGAGCCCAACAAACCCAAGGCGTGCAaggtggtgaagaagaacgCCCGGCTGGCTGCTCGAACCAGCGAGTCTGACCTCTCCAGTATGGAGTCTGCTGACTCTTCTGCCTTCAACTCTAGACGCAACTCCAACTCTGTTGGCAGTATTAACGATACAAGCCGAAGTGCAATTGTCCCGTCCGAGGAACATTTGCAGATGCTGCAGGAGGTCAACATTTGGCGCACGCTTCGACACCCTAATGTACTGGATCTGGAGTATGTCTATGAGGACAACCGAGCCATCTACTGCTTCACCTCCAAGATTATGGGAGGAACACTGTTTGATTTGGTCAAGAATAACCGACAGGGCATTGATGTGGAGACTGCTCGACAATATGCCTTCCAACTGGCTTGTGCCATGTCGTACCTACATGAGTCCATGCACATTGTCCATCGAGACATAAAGCTTGAAAACTGTCTCTTGGACCCCCAGGATGATGGTTCGTACAACCTGCTGGTGTGCGATTTCGGCATGTCTGACTACATCAACCAGGACGAGGAGCATGAGAACTCTCGACGACAGAACCGACCCATTGGTCCCTCCACCTATTCTTCTACTCTAAGAGGGGGCACTACCACCGCCAATGGTACTGCTACTCCTGTGCCTTCCACTCCCTCTTCTCAGGGAGGCTCGGTGAAGCGAGACAACCTTGGCTCCCTTCCCTACGCTGCTCCTGAGCTGCTTTCTACAGCCGAGCCCATTTACCATCCTTCCGTCGACATTTGGTCCTATGGAGTGGTGGTCTACGCCCTCCTGGTAGGTAACTTGCCTTTCACCCATTCTTTTGTTCCCAAGCTTCGAGGTCTCATTCAGAACGCTCAATGGGACCGGGAGCTTCTTAAGAGCAAGCTGGGTGACGGCAACGACGACTGggttgagcttctggagaagtGTTTGACCGTGGATCCTGAGGAGCGTGCCTCTATTCGTCAGGTTCTGACCTCCTCTGTTTTTGAATCTCTGGCTGAAGCCCTTGTTAGTGACACTCAATAG
- a CDS encoding uncharacterized protein (Compare to YALI0F16181g, similar to Saccharomyces cerevisiae VMA6 (YLR447C); ancestral locus Anc_4.338, highly similar to uniprot|P32366 Saccharomyces cerevisiae YLR447c VMA6 H+-ATPase V0 domain 36 KD subunit), which translates to MEGLYFNINNGYVEALVRGYQSGLLKSSNYTNLTQCDSLEDFKTQLSSTEYGNFLSNVPSPISTSTIQEKAAAKLIAEFRYVRAQSVEPMTKFMDYISYGYMIDNVALLINGALHERDNTEMLERCHPLGWFDTLPTLSVATDVESLYDTVLVDTPLAPYFKDCFQGGVHELDELNIEIIRNRLYKAYLEDFYNFSMTLPSPSDQIMKQLLDFEADRRSINIALNSFGSGLSSSDRLSLMPQFGQLYPVGTEALSRAEDVEQVRAIIDGLSDYKGVFDTTDNKSLADHFYKREMDMCKMAFTQQFTYSTIWAWIKTREQEVRNITWIAECIAQNQKDRINNYISVF; encoded by the exons ATGGAGGGCTTGTAtttcaacatcaacaa CGGCTACGTTGAGGCTCTCGTTCGAGGCTACCAGTCTGGTCTGCTCAAGTCCAGCAACTACACCAACCTCACCCAGTGTGACTCGCTGGAGGACTTCAAGACCCAACTGTCGTCCACCGAGTACGGCAACTTTCTGTCCAATGTGCCCTCACCCATCTCTACATCGACAATCCAGGAGAAGGCCGCGGCCAAGCTGATTGCCGAGTTTCGATATGTGCGTGCTCAGAGCGTGGAGCCCATGACCAAGTTCATGGACTACATTTCCTATGGATATATGATTGATAACGTTGCTCTGCTCATCAATGGAGCTCTTCACGAGAGAGACAACACCGAGATGCTGGAGCGATGCCACCCTCTGGGATGGTTCGACACCCTGCCCACTCTGTCTGTGGCCACTGATGTGGAATCTCTCTACGACACTGTGCTTGTTGACACTCCTCTGGCCCCCTACTTCAAGGACTGCTTCCAGGGTGGCGTGCATGAGCTGGATGAGCTCAACATTGAAATCATCCGAAACCGGCTGTACAAGGCTTACCTCGAGGACTTTTACAACTTCAGCATGACCTTGCCAAGCCCCTCTGACCAGATTATgaagcagctgctcgaTTTTGAGGCGGACCGACGATCCATCAACATTGCCCTCAACTCCTTTGGCTCTGGTCTGTCTTCCTCCGATCGACTGTCCCTTATGCCCCAGTTTGGCCAGTTGTACCCCGTTGGAACCGAGGCTCTGTCTCGAGCTGAAGACGTGGAGCAGGTCCGAGCCATCATCGACGGTCTGTCTGACTACAAGGGTGTGTTTGACACCACGGACAACAAGTCGCTGGCCGACCACTTTTACAAGCGGGAGATGGACATGTGCAAGATGGCCTTCACACAGCAGTTTACTTACTCCACCATCTGGGCCTGGATTAAAACCAGAGAGCAGGAGGTGCGAAATATCACCTGGATTGCAGAGTGCATTGCCCAGAATCAAAAGGACCGAATCAACAACTACATTAGTGTCTTTTAG
- a CDS encoding uncharacterized protein (Compare to YALI0F16203g, similar to Saccharomyces cerevisiae COG8 (YML071C); ancestral locus Anc_4.339, weakly similar to uniprot|Q9P3N9 Neurospora crassa NCU02974.1 hypothetical protein) encodes MDLLFDTLTQDLLPSEAAVIKNDPSAVTYLETLRHLSAGDAGDEFDKEAQYLETSYNNNVKTLATLAEGGHRQFLSAAKNLSGFEQEYKSFSASSSKAAELKIDAEIPAQGNQRDTPALLLRNIDKVSEILELPTLTRACVTNGLYSEALDIVGHAKLLSSRYPNIKIIQKLLQEVLSVQSLLVNELLAQLTKTVKLPQIIKTISYLKRLPPFSDLASATESTRALHQVFFASRIAYIKSQLADIPHKDASDKYLKRYIEIVREHAFATITNFRLTFTDSGNESAGEFLRCIVLQLSQQLDEHLPNLNETQTANIWLQLAYCSQSMGRVGGEFGQVLVGLVKDENAEKEWSAAVEKQKEISISIA; translated from the coding sequence ATGGATCTGCTATTCGATACCCTGACACAAGATCTGCTGCCGTCTGAAGCAGCTGTTATCAAAAACGACCCGTCTGCCGTGACATACCTCGAGACTCTGCGCCACTTGTCAGCAGGAGACGCAGGAGACGAGTTCGACAAGGAAGCCCAATATCTGGAAACATCAtacaacaacaatgtcaAAACCCTGGCTACTTTGGCTGAAGGAGGACATCGACAGTTCTTGAGTGCAGCTAAGAACCTCAGTGGATTTGAGCAGGAATACAAGTCATTTAGTGCTAGCTCGAGCAAAGCAGCTGAGCTGAAAATCGACGCGGAAATCCCTGCTCAGGGAAACCAGAGAGATACGCCAGCTCTTCTGCTACGAAACATTGACAAGGTGAGCGAGATTCTCGAACTGCCTACTCTCACACGTGCCTGCGTGACTAATGGACTCTATTCAGAAGCCCTAGATATCGTCGGACATGCCAAGCTGCTGTCTTCTCGATACCCCAACATCAAAATCATTCAGAAGTTGCTGCAGGAGGTGCTCTCTGTGCAGTCTCTACTTGTCAACGAACTGCTCGCCCAACTAACCAAAACCGTCAAACTGCCACAAATCATCAAAACCATTTCATATCTGAAGCGCCTACCTCCTTTCAGTGACCTGGCATCTGCAACAGAGTCAACCAGAGCACTGCATCAGGTGTTTTTTGCCTCGCGCATTGCCTACATCAAAAGCCAATTGGCTGATATTCCCCATAAGGACGCCAGTGACAAGTACCTCAAGCGATACATCGAGATTGTGAGAGAACACGCCTTTGCAACCATCACAAACTTCCGTCTGACATTCACGGACTCTGGTAACGAGTCTGCTGGCGAATTCCTCCGATGCATTGTTCTCCAGCTGAGTCAGCAGCTCGATGAGCACTTACCCAACCTCAACGAGACACAAACCGCCAACATTTGGCTGCAGTTGGCATACTGCTCTCAGTCAATGGGTAGAGTGGGGGGAGAGTTTGGTCAGGTGCTCGTGGGATTGGTAAAGGACGAGAACGCAGAGAAGGAATGGTCTGCAGCGGTTGAAaagcagaaggagattTCTATTAGCATTGCCTAA